In Myxocyprinus asiaticus isolate MX2 ecotype Aquarium Trade chromosome 12, UBuf_Myxa_2, whole genome shotgun sequence, the DNA window GCATTCACTCTAGGGAATGAAACTGGTAAATTCCCTGGTAAACTTCTCTTTGTTTTACCCCAATAATAAGGTGACTTTTTGTCTAATCCAGTGCTTGACCCAAAATGAGCTTGACACCCCTGACTGATAAAGTTCTTTCTGATTGATAACTGCATCCTGTTTCCCATGCTGGGCAGCCAAACATAACATCTGGATCAACGTGATTAAATGACAGAGGGAATTtccttattatttttataaattgccTTTTATCTGGCTTGTGCCACCAcccctcaaaatgtctgtgcacagcCCTGTCTGGAATTGTTTTTGTCTTTAATGGACAAAtgtgattacaacctcatttagTTCTCATCATCAATGACTTTGtagttaaaaattgcattttaactTTCTTTATTCGATCTGACAGAAGTCTTATGACTGCAATGCAACAACGGTCTAAAGGACAGTGTGCGGACCTGAAGGGAATTATTCATCACTATCTGGTCCTGGATGTTCTTCAGCTTTAGTCATGGCTTACCTGGCCCAGTCAACCCATTGCCAGTTCTTGGGTCTGGTGCTTGGGTTTGTAGGCTGGATTCTTATAGCATCAATTTCTGGGGTGAACGACTGGAGGATATGGTATGTGGATGATCAGTCTGTCATCACCGGAGGACTGGCCTGGGTGGGCGTATGGAGGGTCTGTTTCAACACCCACATTTTGGATTCAGCTGAGTTCTGCAAAAGCATCAGCCTTACAGATTCATTCACACCTCCAGAGATAGCAGCCGCCCAGGTACTTTGCATGACCGCCACTGGTGTGGGGGTGGCCGCAAACCTGGTGGCTGGATATGCTGTTAGAAATGGATTCATTGGGGTTCACAGTGGGCATGTCAGACTGACCTTTGTGATGGCAGGTATCTTGTACTGGCTAACTGCGGCATGCTCACTTGTCCCTGTGCTCTGGAATATGACTTCTGTATTATCAAATCTGACTATAGACTTCCCTTTAGACTTCTACATGCCTCCTGCCCCACTAAGACAGGAAGTGGGTCCAGGGATTGGGATCGGAATTGGCTCATCTCTATTGCTTATAATAAGTGGACTTCTCTTCCTGTGCTATACGCATCCCATCAAAACTAAAATGTCTAAGAGTAGGGCAATGAAACATTTAGGTAATGTAAATCTCAAGGCTGATGACTTTCCTGATGCAATCAAAGAGAGTAAGCATGAGGGGATTATCAACCCAGCCTTTGAGGCAGAGGAGAACCTTTAatgataatgtataattattctAAGCTCTAAAAACAAATCCTTCAGTAACTTTGATGAATTCTTGCCGTTAAGAGCGTAGAATCAGCCTGAATATCTAAACAATTTATACAACAGAAATTCCCAGTCCTATAAATTGATTAGGCAAGCAGCATACCAAGAGTCCTATTATTTTGTATAACAGCACTGGTAAGTTTCACTTTTTGTAACACTCCAATTTCTCAAAGTCTGTATTTGCTTCATAGAATTGCAATTATTTggatttgtaatttatttatttttttcattttttttttttttcaactatttTCATTGCCGTAGCAAAGCTGAATAAAATAACTGGCCATGTTGTGTCTGAATTTGCCAGTTACTcgattttaatttattgtttatagaactgttgtgcAAAAGCAGTATCACACAACTggttgtgctgttgtactgaatatcagcacagctgtgatcgTAGACTGATGGGCACAGGAAGTCACAGTAATTTACCTTTTTCATTTGTAACATAAGCCATCTTTAAattgcaaaggtggcacagaagctgcatcttaaatggcatttaggtgtatttacacagactgtttaacgctgctcagaggtggcattaatgcatttacacagcaattgcAACTGCATAAATAATCTAATGAGATTAATGTTTCAAATATAAAATTACGAATACACTGTAGAAGtatgaaatgaattaaaatatgcaattacacttttaaatataaaatgaaattatgaaatatatgttctgtcatgacaacaacaaagtttaaggctgctctgatgctgtaTTTCATTTACATAGAATttaagcagcatcagaactgcctttgatactaggggctgaggtgggtcagagcaggcataatttaGACACctttagtctcatagaatgaaggTTACTATGACCAATGAGTTTTACCAAAggccctttcaaggcaagtcagtccactcagcggccatctttggaacgctcctgggcaggctgggcagctaatttctatgtaaacaagcggcacagtacagcttctatctacttgaaagaGGAAAGACCGAGATCTCCAAAGTTgttggtcaaaattacgatcaaagaacatattttaaattgacagtaaaatctgacaacaataatGTCATAAATGGTACTTTAACTCAGATCAAGCTTCAAAAGCACTATTTTTCATGCTGGTTCAtctaatgcacatgcgcattctcgGGCTGACTGGCAGcgatgtctgtgtctaaaaggtgattggttcttttacctgtaaggcaggacttccctCCATCTGTTGtccattgggtgttccaatttctcccattcattttaataccagtggtacATTTTGGGCTAAATAGTCTTTGGTTTTACGTGCCATTTTCAAAGTTTtaccacagtttcctggtgaaattgacactagaggcactacaacaaaggtgcgattttttttttttttccacacaaatcatgagtacaatggctgattataaatgtataattgttcaatctattactcacacactgctgtgttatgatatctaaacactttaactCTAACACATACTTGAaactacacattttaatgcttgtattacagacccacctacatttacacacttattccaatgtgattagcttgcttGGTAGATCACCTTATAGAGTGTTGAATTTTGGACTTGATAGACTGAGGGTTAAGCCCAGCTAAGCATGCAAGCCGACATGTGagacatagaagcgacacaaaatgacgtggttgctttagaaaacgtgcttttcatgtcaaatatgcttttagaacactatcggttaggtttatgaGTTGGTTTAGgctaaggatgtctgttttgcttAACTTTCATTTGGAAAGTTAAGTGGAAattactggttaggtttaggttaaactTTTAGGTTAGGGACCTTttaaacctcgtctgattacaacaccattagACTCACTTTTGGAGCCTCTTGCTGGTCATTTCACATGGAatctgcagccaaacatgtaatgaagcatgtaatttcgcTTTACAAAAATTTTGCCTCAGTAATGTAATTtggttaatttatttttcatcctgcatttttaaataattaaaaatttatatttatatcacaacAATTTGTATTATATTTCAGTCATATTAATGGAAAACCTACGCTGTTGTGATGGGGTTTCAAATGCAACTACTGAGAGAATCATTTTGGCATTTTTCGCTGTTCTGACCACCGTAATCTATAATTTAGAaatacttttctttctttctttctttcttttatttttatttattttgtattattttggagcaaatgggaatgcaaaaataatatttgctttgGTCTCCCATGTACCTCGGTAGATGTTTGCCCCACTATAGTTTCCTTCTGCAttccaaacctggaaatgtgaaaatAGTCCATTGATTAATTAAACTAAATTCCAGAATTTTCAATCAATGTGAATAAACAATAAAGAATGCCACACTGTTTTACTTTTTAGGACATTTTTGTTGGTATCAAATGTATCATGTACAGTATCTAAGAGATAACACTAGACTTTCAAACTGattttttctctattttttgTTACATAATGTGCAGGACACGTAGTGATTATAATTATTGAATCTGTTATCAAACACAGCATTGTGcatgttattattttataatagtcATAACATAAACATTTATCTATTTTCATTGCAATATACATATCTCTGCATACATAGTTACATAATGGTTATAATGATGAAGTGTTATTGTGGTTAAAATGAGTGTTATAATGATGAGTATTAATCAACccatttgtttaaaatgttttattaagtaGTGCATTATGAACTGTTTTCCTACATAATATACAGACACcccaaaaagtatctggacacttcagccacacttaaaaatgtgccATTATGTAATTGTATTAGATAATAACATATCAaaccaatttattttaaagaaacacaAGCAAATTCTTCAAGCAAaagatttagcaaaaaaaaaaaaaagtttatgctttaaaaaacaGTTGAtctactgttcaaaatgaagtcaaaatgtattggacactttctggttgttaaaCTTGGTTGTGCAACACGTCCAGTGTTCTAaagtacacctgtggttactttgcTAGGGCAACCTGTGTGAACTACATCCACTAGAAATTACCATGAACCATCTGGTTAAACGTAACTGCAAAAATGGCTAAAtgctagttctgagaaaaggtctggcatcatttgtttgcagacacCCTTGATTTGACATTTTCTTATCTCATGCAATGACGTTCATACAATTATTAAGTGTGATTTAAGTGTCCAAACACCTTTTGTGGCCACAGTATATTCACCTGCCACTAAATTGCATCAACGCTAAATGACCCTGGATACGTCTTGGCTTGCATGCCTCTGATTACAGTTATGATTAAGCTGACTAAGAATGGATCTTGGAGCAGGGACAATGTGCTTTGGCTTAAAGAGGAAATAACCCCTGCAATGCGTGGAATGAACTTTACTGTTATTCCTCAGCTTGACACTTGCCCTTATTACTGTATTTTTCAACACCACTCATGGTCCTCGAGTTTGTTAACTGCCAACATTTAATCTTGTTAAAACTGAACATTAATTTTGACAAATCCTACTGGATATTACATGATTTTGTCCATTATAAAATCACATAATCCCCCTGATTACGCCACAAAGGGAAATTATTTCTTTCCAATTAAAGCTGCTTTTGTTTTCTGTGTTGGTTCACTGGTCTGTCAAGGTTGCTACACCATGTAAAACACTCAAAATTAACTCTCAAATCAAACATGAGAATATGTGATAAGGTCCTAAAGAATAGTGAGTTTAGAACAGCAGAGAGTTTGTCTGCCGGGATGGACTCTCAGGGCCATTGCTGATTTGATTTTCAAAGAGCTGACAGAAACATCCTCACAGTGACGAGTCAAGGCCCCATGTGGAGACAGATGTCTCGAAGAGGGCAGCTTACATAAACACATTTCTCCTCTCATGTGACTGAGAGTGGGGCTTTATGAATCTCAGTTTGAAACCTCCTGTACAACAGACTGTTAGTATAATGGCAAATAACACTCTTAGTCTGTACGCATTTGGGCCTGTTTTTTCTTAAACCTGGCTCTGTTTGTAGAGTGTATGAGAGAGGCCTgacccggttctccctatggccagtctgcccctgggcCTGACACCAACATTTCTTGTATGATCATACATACTGTGATAAGATAAAAAGTGTTGACAAGTGTGAAGGCCAGTAGCATTCGTGGTTGGATAAGACATTACTCTGGATGCACAATGTCTGTATTTGAAGAAAACTATTtgataaaaatctaaatttaaatgtttacatttgcatCAGTTGCACATTCACTGCACATTCATATTTACTGTAACATTAGTCCTCACTTGGATGACAAGGATGAAATGTGTCATTaaatatttgtggcataaagtggTCATGAGCAAACAAAAATTTTCAGGAATGCCAACGTTTTGCTTTGTTTTAGGGCAAGAAACATATCTTAAGTTTAAAGGTTTTGCCATATTAATGTCAGTAAAATCActgtataattaaaaaaacaagatCAGATCTCTTTCAGAATACTGTGTACATACACTGCatacaattaattaaacaaattttattaaattaattaattgaggTGCCTGTTGATTAActgaaataatcacaattaatcacatatcattATTCACTGAGAAGGGCCCCCACATAAATATAATTTAgtatataacaatttaaataattaacataataatatataatattgtagTGCAGTTATGTTCAATGTTTTCTTTTATCAGCTTCTTTCACTCTCGATTGTTTGTAGTGAGCTGCTTTAGGACATTGCTCCTAATGAGTCGAAGACACACCatttcccctccctgagagccgaGAGTAGTTTCCCTCTCAGCTAAAAGCTGGAAATGAGCGTTAACAACTAAACATCTAAATCTAAACATACCGCCCATTTTCATTTTCACTATCAATATCCATCGCAGGAAGTTTGATCAGGGCACAATCTCTTTGGCGCCTTCAAGTCTGAGAACTTTTCGTCCATAATGCAGTTAACCAACAAAATCACTATACACTGTGTTGTTACAGAAGATTAGTGAAAAAGAGATGACCTATGTCTATGCTGGGACAGATGTAGGGAGAATTCAGGTAAATTAGTCCACTTTTTGACAGGCAATGTCAAAAAATGGCCCAACTTACACCAATTCATCCTACCATTTAATAtggtaaagggatagtttacccaaaaatgaaaactctttcataatatactcaccctcatttagttctaaacctgtatgactttctttcttctgtccaacacaaaaggagatattaggtaaatcattagtctcagtcaccattcatttttactgCATCTTTTTCTTATTcgtgtgaatggtgactgaggctaacattttgcctaacaccTATTTTTGTGCTCCATGGGAGAAAAAAAgttggatttggaatgacatacaAATTTGGAGCAACATAACGGTGAGTAAAATTGCCAAAATTGTCATTGTTTTGTGTGCACTTTCCCTTTAATTTACTTGTATCACAAAGTATATAACATCTTTAGGGTAGAACTGCATCTGGAACAATCACCAGTTAAGAGATGTGATTCAGTTCGGATGACACCTCTTTGTTGTGCATCAATCTGGCATGGGACGATACCTGTTGCAGTATTCCGGTGGAAAGttacaccctgtctgctcgtagCCTGGTCAAATCAGAGTAATGATGGAAAGAAGAAGGCAGCACTGTTTTGCATTCCTCAGAGGACATGCTGCTCGTTAGGGCCTTCATTAAACACAGCTTAGTGTACATTCTAATAGAGAGACCATCAGAGACAATTACACTCAAACAGGCACTTCACTGCCGTTAGCTCATCTGACTACCACACTAGAACACCAAAAGCTCTTATTTTGTCCTGTTTATCCTATTTGTATTCTTTTTGTTTCGAAGCTGACATCAGCCTGACTTCACATCctgtaataaattaatacataatgcttttattgcatttactCAACAGACTAGAAATGCATAAACCACTACACAGAAAGTACTATGTATGCTGATATGTATGTCTTATGAGCTCAGATAACTTATGTAATTCCTAAATAAAAGTACACAGTATTCAGGATTAGCACCTGGCTGTTTTTTTAAGTGCTGTTCACTTGCTCTCCAAACAATATGCGCTGCTTTTGCAGGTGACATTAAGAGTACCTGTCTACTTTATAAGCAGTGTGTTAATGCAAGTGTGACCAAAGTCTTACCTTTACACATTTTCTTGTACATTTTTGTAGGCCTCATGTAGTATGACTTTAAACCCTATGTACTGTTGTTGTACAGTATGTCTTTAAACACTACTGTATATGACAGTGAAGAAAAAAGAGTAGGGAAAACACCTCAAATAAACCTCAAAAGGAATTTGACAAACAATACTTTTGATCAAAATTCCTTTATGAAAATCCACAAACTGTTTACTAAAAAAGTTCTTACCTTTCATTCACTACAGCTCTTTGAAAGcaattaaaaacatacaaacaaactttaaagATTTATATTACCTATATGAGGAGAATCAGATATACTACTCAGATACGGAAagataaatacataataatgCTTCACCTTTTTTTATGGGTTTAATTGAAGGATACACCGAGTGTAATTATAAAAGGTTTCCAAAGGGGCAAAAAAGCCTTTACAAGATAAATATTCAGTTCATAAAGTAAAATCTAAAATGAGCTTTTCTCAATATTCTGTACAGACATTTGAAGACAATATACACTCAAACATACTCAGTGCGTCTCCTTGAAGATCCATCAACAGTTCTGATCACTTGTCTTTGATGGTGATACACCAGATGTTGTTCACTGTCTCTTGAGCCAAAACAAGAAGACGTAAATAGCAGTACAGCTGCAACAATGTCCAAAAATCCTGCAGCCCAGCCAACAAATAGTGCGTCCCCAAACTCTGAACGTGACACTACATGAGGTACCGTCTCATCAAAGAACTTCTGTACAGTGTCATGGGCGACGTACGAGACGGGAGCAAGCACCAGCAATCCAGCAATGCACAAAAACACAGCCGCTGTAATCTTCAAACCTTTCTTGGTCCGCTGCCCCTCCTCACCCTTACAGCAGTTGATCTGACTCATTGCAGGGATGGCCAGGAGAAGTCCAAGAAGAGATGTGGCATCCGACAGGCACATCAGAACCCGACCCAGCGTGAACATTTGCTTTAGGCCTAGGATAGTGTCATAGGGACGACACTCACTTCCAGCTATTTCCTGAACCACACAGGCCTCCCATAGCCCTGTCTCATAGCTTTCTGTGGCCAGCAGTTCAGATGACTGTGACAGCCACTGAGGCATGATAGTGGCAGCCAGTGTGCAGAACCAACCTCCTGTCCCAATCAGCATCCCCAGTAGTTCCAGAGCCAACATGCAGGGGTTTGTCATGTTTACTGCTAAATACTGTGTCCGACTCAGGGTCCGACAGCCTCTACGTCTGGCTCTGGTACCTCAAGAGCCTCCTCTTGATGAGAAAGAGAAAAATGGCGAGAAAGAGAAGAGTGATGAACTCTTATTACAGTGCGACCTTGGATCCAGCACTAACCTATACAGTTCTGCTAGCAGGTTCTTCACAGTCAGTCAATCTCCACTAGAGAGGCACTCATCATCTGA includes these proteins:
- the LOC127449411 gene encoding claudin-22-like; its protein translation is MTNPCMLALELLGMLIGTGGWFCTLAATIMPQWLSQSSELLATESYETGLWEACVVQEIAGSECRPYDTILGLKQMFTLGRVLMCLSDATSLLGLLLAIPAMSQINCCKGEEGQRTKKGLKITAAVFLCIAGLLVLAPVSYVAHDTVQKFFDETVPHVVSRSEFGDALFVGWAAGFLDIVAAVLLFTSSCFGSRDSEQHLVYHHQRQVIRTVDGSSRRRTEYV
- the LOC127449408 gene encoding claudin-34-like, which encodes MAYLAQSTHCQFLGLVLGFVGWILIASISGVNDWRIWYVDDQSVITGGLAWVGVWRVCFNTHILDSAEFCKSISLTDSFTPPEIAAAQVLCMTATGVGVAANLVAGYAVRNGFIGVHSGHVRLTFVMAGILYWLTAACSLVPVLWNMTSVLSNLTIDFPLDFYMPPAPLRQEVGPGIGIGIGSSLLLIISGLLFLCYTHPIKTKMSKSRAMKHLGNVNLKADDFPDAIKESKHEGIINPAFEAEENL